One Trichormus variabilis 0441 genomic window, AGAAGGTTTGCCGTTGCTGATAGCCACTTCTAGAGGAGTAGAAGCTGCATATAATTTATCCAGAGATACAGCAGCCGTTTCCGTCCGTAACCCTAAGACTAAGGCAACGGTGAGAGCGATCGCCACCATTGCAACTAAAAAGTTTCTCAACCGCTCTCCCGCAGTAGTTTCCGGCTTAATGGGTGAGTCTGTAGTCATAACACAATTTATTAAATCTTATTAAGTAATCTCATTTTTAGTGTAACTGACTGTTGACTGTTGATTGTGGACTGATGACTGTTGACCAATAACCAACCCCTTACGCTAGAACAGAACAAGAAAAGACTCTGCTAAATCTGTGAAAAAACGAGTTACCCTCACCTTTCCCAAACGTGCTATACAAATGCCTGTGACTTATGTGCTGGCGAAAGAGTTCAATGTGGCTGCGAATATCATCCGCGCTCAAGTTGCGCCTAATCAAATTGGCAAACTGGTAGTGGAACTGTCAGGAGATATTGATCAGTTAGATGCAGCTATTGAATGGATGCGATCGCGCCATATTAATGTTTCTCTAACTTTAGGGGAAATTGTTGTTGATGAAGATATATGTGTCCACTGTGGTTTATGTACTGGGGTTTGTCCTACAGAAGCCCTGACCTTGCACCCAGAAACATATAAATTAACATTCACGCGATCGCGCTGCATTGTCTGTGAGCAGTGTATTCCTACTTGTCCTGTACAAGCAATATCTACGAATCTTTAACCTAGTGGAAACACATCAGCGATAACGCTAGCATCACCCACTAGTCTATTCTGGGCTGGAGAGTCATACACTACCAATATGGAAGGTACACCGGATACATCCTCAAATAATGTTATACCTTCAGCATGATCATTGCGATCGCCATAGGGAATTTCTTGGACTAATTCTGGTTTATTGAGAATATTTTCTTGTAAATTTACACCATTTTCCAATCGATAAACTTGTACAGGCCCATCTAAATCCATCGTTGGCCCAGCTAAAATTAACAAGTCTTTTCCAGCCAGACATAAGTCACGAATTCCTAAGCCATTCAACCAAACAAAATGTTTTTTGTACGTCTTTCCACCTTTTTCAGACTCCCATAGTCTCATTAAACCTGGCTGGGAATCTTGTAGCGCAATTTCCAAAATAATCGCCCAACCTCGCAACACAGGGCCACGTAAACCCAAGAAAACTTTGTTTTCGTACACAGCTAAACCTTCAACATCAAAGCCATTATCTTTACCAGGTATTGCAGCTTTGACAAAGAAACCTAAATGCTGATCATCAGCCAAAGCTGACATCAAAACATTTCCTTGCTTGATTAACTCTAATTTTGCAGCAACTAACCGCTTACCTGCATCTTGCGGATGAGAGCAAGACTTAAATAATTGACCCTTGACAAGGGGAATTCGTCCTAATATGTAGCGATTCTCTTCCGACGTAACTTTGGCTAACCGAGAAATATTTTTCTCATCTGTATTATCTGATTTAATATTTTTACGCTTGTAGCTATGAGAACCTGTGAACCACAGGTAATTATCAGCATAAGCTAATCCTTCAATATCAATTTCTTCATCTTCTGGTGCTGGTAAATCAATAAATTCAGCCACTCGAAATTGTTTGTGATCACTAAATTTATCTCCATCAACCAAATATAAACGCTCAATAGTGGCAGTTTCATCCGACCCAAGCCATAAATGCTTTTCTTGAGTAAGTAATATAGCCGAAATATCTTCCCTGTGTTGCTGAAAAGTATTATTAAATATCAGACTGACTTGTTGAAGCGGACGGAATTTTACCATGTTGCCTAGCCTCCCAGGTTAAGGATAAGTTAATAAGTTATTTTCTGGACTGATTCCATACACAGCAAGAAACAAGTCCCCAAGATTTTTCCTATTTTTCTTTGAGACCTGTTAATATGCAGTGTAATTTTATCTATCCGGCAATTCATGGATTTTATACACAAATTATGTAAAAACCCCTCTTTCTTAACTCTGAATCTTTAACATATATACCCTTGTATCCATAAGGAAGCATAATAATACTCACAAAGAAATAACTTTCTTAAAAAGACATATCAAAGGTTAGATATAAATTTTTCACAAATCCTATCATTTGCTATCATTCAATAATCTGTTTAAATAAGTAAATAATTACTATCAGCGATGACGTTAGCTACAGAACCAACGGTAAAAACTCTAGGAAACTACGCTTACGAAGCCATTCAAAAACACTTTAAGAAAACCTTGAAGTGGGAAAAAGCTGTTAAGAAAGATGAAGATCCAGAAGCATTACACCAAATGCGAGTAGGGATGAGACGCTTACGCACAGCTATTAGTAGATTTGACATAGCATTAAATTTATCAAAGCCCGCCAGTGATAAAAATATTGGTAAAATTGCCCGTCGGCTTGGTAATCTCCGGGACTTAGACGTATTAAAACAAACCTTAGAAACCCTTTATCAACCACATTTACCAGAAAAAGAGCAAAAAACTTTACAAAAAGCTTTTGACGCTTTAGCTAAACAACGAGTAAGTGTACTTGATAAAACCCAAGAAACATTGAAAGATGAGTCGTATAAGTCCTTAAAACATACATTAGAGGAATGGTTAGAAAAACCTAGCTATCAACCCTTAGCTTCTCTACCAATAAAGCAAGTATTACCAGATTTATTGTTACCTGAAGTAAGCAGTTTCTTGCTGCATCCTGGGTTATTAGTAGGAACCGATATTGTAGATTATGAAGTTAAAATTATTACTGATTGGCCAGCCGACAAGATAGAACAACAACTGACCACAAAAGGCGAAACTATTCATAGCTTAAGAAAACAAGCCAAACGCCTGCGCTACCAAATGGAATTATTTACTGAGTTATATGATGATTCTTATGCCACATACATTACAAAGATCAAAAGTATCCAAGATATTTTAGGTAACATTCAAGACAGTGTAGTGATGGGTGACTGGCTGGTAGATGTATTCAAGTCAGATATCCACAATCAATTACCAACACTTGCTAATCTACTAGCGGAAAATCGCTACCAGTGGTGGCAACAGTGGCAACCTTTACAAGAGCAGTACCTAAAAGCCGAGAATAGGCATAACTTTCATTTAACAATACTCCACCCTGTTTAGTAGTTTAATAATCCATATTTGACACTAGCGAGAAGACAGAGTGATGGGAGCTTCGAGGGATAAAACATAAACACTACTCTGGGGAATTTGGACAACACGGGTGTTTTCTGCGGAACGCAAACCTGAAAGCAAACCCATAGCACTACCTAACATTACCCCTCGGTCAAATTGTTCAGGATTTCCGTTGCTTAAGAAACCCAGGGCGCTGCCCCCAATCTTACCCCAAATAGATTCACTCTCCACTGCTGCGTCATTAGCTCCTTTATGGGTAATTGTAGTGCCGGGTATTGTTTGACTGGATGCTTTGATTGCAACAATGCGTCCATTGATTACTAAAGACTGTGCCACAATTCTGGCACCGCCCTCTGTTGGTTTAAGAACTATGGTTACAGGCGTATTTTCCGCCACTATAGTATTACCCTGAACATCTTTAATGGCATTTGCCAAAGTTACAGTTAGGGGATAATCCTTTTTTTGCCCTACATCTACTGTAATGGGTGCAGGAAAAGAAACCACAATTGCTGTATCTTGTGGAATACTAACTTCTAGAGTAGCTGCCTCTGTCTGTATTGGCTGGGTAGGGAGTTGTGCTGCAACAGGGAATGTTAGTGAACCTAAAAGAGAAATAGAGCAGGCTAGGCTCATTAATATTTGCGTTCTCATGGTTTTGTTTCCCTTGGATGTGAGTTGTTGGACTTGATTGCCTTCACTCAGTCAATAGGTGGACTATTTTGGCTTTATGCAGCCTGTTGTCTGCCATAAACCGTAAATTGAGTGGCTTGTCTGCAAAAATCCTTGGCAGCACAAATTCATTAACAGGTTGAAATTCACTGAAGATGAGAAAAACAATCTGTGAGTTATCCTGAAAAATTTAACTGATGAAACATTTATTAATAATCCAGCTTTTAGTGAGCCAAATTGATGATGGTTCACTCTTCACCCATTTCTAGCATTTATCATCTAGAAAATGCAGTTAAATACTTACAGAATTCCTTGATAAAACTCATGATTTTTTGACTTTTGTCACCTACTCTGTTTTGAGCGATTTCAAAAAGAGTAATAATAGTTTCTGTGATCCTTCTCTGATGAGACCTGATCAAAGATTATTGGCTCAAATAGGGGGTCATGCCCCTCTTTACAAAATCACCAATAAAGTGTTTTTGAAGTCGAGCATTAACTAGTAAAAATGCGTTAATTGCTAATGCGAATTTGTTGAGTGCTTGTTGTCTAAGCAGTTATACCAAAGGAGGTTCAGATGAGTCGTCTTCTTTATGAAAATTCAGTTTCATATCAAGGATATCTCATCATTCCATTTGTTTTTGGCAAAGCAGATAGGTATGAAATCTATTCCTATAAACTTTTGTCAGAAATTGGGCAAAAAAGTAAGCTGCATAAAGCAGAAAATCCAGCAAAAATATATGGCAATAGCATTAGTAATATCATTGAGATAGCTAAAGAGCATATTGACCAAAACGCCGATTTTGTAAGTCAAAAAGATAGCTTTCAATCTCGCTATATCTACCGCAACAATTTGATTATTGTCTTTCATGAGAATGATCGATACTTTTATGACCATTACCCACCAGATTTATTGAATAATATTGCTGCACCCAAATTATTCAAATCTGAGTATGAATGCCTCAGTTGGATTAAGCAGGGGTTAGATGGCAGATATATGCGGCAACAGGCGAGGTAAGAGGTATTAATTTGTAATAGGCTTACCCACACAGGTTGTCTGTTGAGACCGGGTGTAAGGGTGTAAGGGTGTAAGGGTATATGGGTGTAAGGGTTTCAAACATTTATACCCTTCCCTACACCTTTATTCAAACCCTTAATATTTCGTTTTCATGTGTAAATTCTACGTAATTAAAGACTTAATTACGAATTACAAATTACTTTAGTAGTAGGTAATAGATAGAACCAGTAGTAACGGTAATGCCAGCGCGATCGCCTGCTAAGTCACCATAGCCAAGGAAATAATCTACTCTGCCAGGGCCTTTAATGGCGCTACCTGTATCTTGATCCAGGACAAAACGGCTGACTCTGCGCTGAATTAATTGATTACGCTGTCCGGGATAAGGAAATGTTGCGTTCATTACAGCCAATGCTCCTGGTGGCATGAGAGATTTATCTGTGGCAATAGAACGTTCTGGTACAAGAGGCACGCTGATACTGCCTGTAGCTGGTTCACCTTTAGTTTCCTTAAAGAAAATGAAGCGTTCCCAACGTGGTAAATAATTACTCATAGACTGGGGACTTTTGCGGAAATAGCGAATAATTCCCGGCATATTTAATTCTTCTTTAGTTAGTTTGCCATCTTGAAACAGCAGCCGCCCGATACTTGTCCAAGGGTAATCCGTTCCGCGTACAAAACCGACACTAGTTTGAGTCCCATCAGTTAGGTTGAGTTTAGCAGAACCTTGGATATGGATCATGTATGCTTGAAAGCGATCGCGTAACCAAAACATCTCTAAACCCCGTAGCTGGCTTTTTTCTCCCAACAAACCATCTACCCCTTCTAATTCAACCCGTTTGGGGTGGGGTTTAGTCCATTGTTCAAAATCTGGTGGTACTCGATAAATTGGATATTTATATTGTGCAGTGCGTACACGACTGGCTTGATAAATTGGTGCGTAGTAGGCGGTAAATTTGACCGTACCCTGTCCATCATCACCAACCGACTTGTAAAAAGCGAACTCCCGCCGCACCGCCGCTTGTAATTGTGCTGGTGATTTAGCAGTAGCCACTAGCTGACGAAAACGCCGCAAACTCCGACGCACTCTGTCGCGGGTAATTTCTTTAATTGGGTAGTTATCGTAAGCTGTAACTGCTTTTGGAGTTTCTAAGTAACGCAAACTGTTATCTATTGAGTTTAATAGACCTTGGCGATCGCTTTTTAAACCCCTATGTCCTGAAAAAAGTTGCTCATCCCAACCCAAGCAAGCATGATGAGGAGTGCAGTTAGTACCAATATCAACAAGTTTTAAAGGTGGTGCTGTGGGTGATACCTGACTTACAGCAATTTGCAGTGGGTTAAAAAAGGTGATTCCTAAACTCAGGGAAAACAAAGCCAGCGTTTTTCTCATGTTCGTATCTCTATGTATTCAGACTTTAGGACATTAACCCACGGCTTAAGTTTCCGCTAGATACTTTTGTTGACGTGAGTTTGATTAAAGTATTCAGTAAAAAACAGGAGATAAAATTCATTTCCCCATTCCTAAGAGTGATTGTATTAGTAAATATACGCAAGTATCAATTCAAGAAGAAAGTTTTTTTACTGGAGTGATAGATCACAAATCACAACTGGGTAAGTTTGTTGTAGAACGGAGCGATCGCATTCTACTAACCCCAAACTTCAGGAGAAACCCATGCTCAAGCCAGAATTGCAAGCTAAATTCCTCAGCCACCTCAGCAACCGTAAGAACAGAGAAGAAGAAGGTTTTACCTTAATTGAATTGCTAGTTGTAGTAATTATTATCGGTGTACTTGCGGCGATCGCGTTACCTTCGCTACTTGGACAGGTAAACAAAGCCAAACAGTCAGAAGCGAGAAACTACGTAGGTACAGTCAACCGTTCTCAACAAGCTTACTACCTAGAATACCAAAAGTTTGCTACCAACCTTGACGAATTACAAGTAGGTATTAGAACTCAATCTGAAAATTATCAGTATACTATTGCTGGTGGTGGTACATCTGCGGCTCAATTCAAAGGAACAGCTTATAAAGCAGCACTTAAATCATACTATGGATTAGTAGGTACAACCCAAGGAAGCAGTGCTACCTCAGAAGCCCTAACACTAGCAATAGCCTGTGAGACAGCAGGACCTAGCCAATCTGTGGCTGATGTCACCACATTCGGTACAACGTGTGCAGCAAATTTCGTCTCTTTGGCTAGATAAGAGCATTTAGGGATAATTATTTCCGGCAACTTCACATAATTTTCTGTGTTGGGTAGTGTTTTTAGGACATTACCCAACTTCTGCGATCAACTTGATTAATGCTCTATTTCTTCATATTACGTCTTCCCAATTTTTGGTACATTCTATGATTTCTTTATCTACCCCCAATCACTACCATCAACGCGCAGAAAAATATTTTTTTACAGGTAATTATATCCAAGCTGCAAGTCTCTATGAAGAGGCAATTTCCATAGAACCTGATATTAAATCCTACTATTGGTATTTGGGATTAATTTTGCTCTTACAGGGACAAGAAGTAGAAGCACAGACAACTTGGTTTATGGCCATGATGGATGGAGAAGCAGAACAAGTTGAAGAATGGAATACAGAATTAGTCACGATTT contains:
- a CDS encoding NIL domain-containing protein — its product is MKKRVTLTFPKRAIQMPVTYVLAKEFNVAANIIRAQVAPNQIGKLVVELSGDIDQLDAAIEWMRSRHINVSLTLGEIVVDEDICVHCGLCTGVCPTEALTLHPETYKLTFTRSRCIVCEQCIPTCPVQAISTNL
- a CDS encoding DUF3616 domain-containing protein, with amino-acid sequence MVKFRPLQQVSLIFNNTFQQHREDISAILLTQEKHLWLGSDETATIERLYLVDGDKFSDHKQFRVAEFIDLPAPEDEEIDIEGLAYADNYLWFTGSHSYKRKNIKSDNTDEKNISRLAKVTSEENRYILGRIPLVKGQLFKSCSHPQDAGKRLVAAKLELIKQGNVLMSALADDQHLGFFVKAAIPGKDNGFDVEGLAVYENKVFLGLRGPVLRGWAIILEIALQDSQPGLMRLWESEKGGKTYKKHFVWLNGLGIRDLCLAGKDLLILAGPTMDLDGPVQVYRLENGVNLQENILNKPELVQEIPYGDRNDHAEGITLFEDVSGVPSILVVYDSPAQNRLVGDASVIADVFPLG
- a CDS encoding CHAD domain-containing protein — translated: MTLATEPTVKTLGNYAYEAIQKHFKKTLKWEKAVKKDEDPEALHQMRVGMRRLRTAISRFDIALNLSKPASDKNIGKIARRLGNLRDLDVLKQTLETLYQPHLPEKEQKTLQKAFDALAKQRVSVLDKTQETLKDESYKSLKHTLEEWLEKPSYQPLASLPIKQVLPDLLLPEVSSFLLHPGLLVGTDIVDYEVKIITDWPADKIEQQLTTKGETIHSLRKQAKRLRYQMELFTELYDDSYATYITKIKSIQDILGNIQDSVVMGDWLVDVFKSDIHNQLPTLANLLAENRYQWWQQWQPLQEQYLKAENRHNFHLTILHPV
- the mltA gene encoding murein transglycosylase A, with the translated sequence MRKTLALFSLSLGITFFNPLQIAVSQVSPTAPPLKLVDIGTNCTPHHACLGWDEQLFSGHRGLKSDRQGLLNSIDNSLRYLETPKAVTAYDNYPIKEITRDRVRRSLRRFRQLVATAKSPAQLQAAVRREFAFYKSVGDDGQGTVKFTAYYAPIYQASRVRTAQYKYPIYRVPPDFEQWTKPHPKRVELEGVDGLLGEKSQLRGLEMFWLRDRFQAYMIHIQGSAKLNLTDGTQTSVGFVRGTDYPWTSIGRLLFQDGKLTKEELNMPGIIRYFRKSPQSMSNYLPRWERFIFFKETKGEPATGSISVPLVPERSIATDKSLMPPGALAVMNATFPYPGQRNQLIQRRVSRFVLDQDTGSAIKGPGRVDYFLGYGDLAGDRAGITVTTGSIYYLLLK
- a CDS encoding type IV pilin-like G/H family protein, with the protein product MLKPELQAKFLSHLSNRKNREEEGFTLIELLVVVIIIGVLAAIALPSLLGQVNKAKQSEARNYVGTVNRSQQAYYLEYQKFATNLDELQVGIRTQSENYQYTIAGGGTSAAQFKGTAYKAALKSYYGLVGTTQGSSATSEALTLAIACETAGPSQSVADVTTFGTTCAANFVSLAR